TTCAACACTTAAGGGGAAAAGGGAGTTTCCAATGAGCTTAACTTTTCTAATTGAGTGACAACTCGTTCTAATTCAGCAGTTAGATGAGGAAAACCACCTATGGCTTGAGACACATCGATTAAAGAGCGGTAATACCACAGAGTTCCTTCTTTTTTTCCTGCAAATCGCTCCCATATTTCGTCTCCCATGCGATACCAATCAGATAAAATGGAGCGAGAATTATGCAGTTTATCGGCTAGAGAAACTCGACGAGCAGCGATAGATGCGTGGCGAAAATGTTCGATGTAGCTTTCCTTACGCTCTCGCCAAGGGGGTTTGGGGATAGCATCTGTATCAGTACAAGCCTTGACAATTGCAGCGACTTCCTCGCCAAATTTAGCTAAGATTTCTTGGTAGGTTGTTTCACCTCCTTGGTCTTCTACTGCATCATGTAGGAGGGCTGCGATCGCTTGGTTTTCATCTCCTCCATCTTCTAATACCAAAGCTGTCACTGCCAGCAGGTGACTAACATAGGGAATATTCGTCCCTTTTCTTACTTGTTTCTGATGCAAATTCGTTGCATAAATTAATGCTTTTTCAAAACGATTAGTTAAAATAGGACTCTCTGTTGTCTTCATAAAAAACCTCTGTTATCGTGGAAAAGCAGGGTAGGCAATGCCCACCGCTAATAACTGATGAGCGCTCATCAATCATTCTCATATAATCCCCAAGTTTTCTGTAAATCTTCTCGCATTCGTTGACGCAAATCCCAAGGACAAATCACCTCTACATTGTGTCCCCAAGCGCGCAACCGCATAATCACATTATTATCATTTTGACGGTAACGCAGAAGATAATAAGAGTGGTTCAAAGACAGATGAGCAATGGAGATAAGTTTCTCTCGATACTTTTCCTCTGATTCTTGCTTAAGAATACTGATAACTTCTTGAAAATCATCAATTTTTTCAAAAGAACTATGGCGAAAAGAATTATCAATATATCGTCGAGCAAAATCAGGATTAAACCGCAAAATCATGAATTGCTCTGGTTGATAAAAATCA
The nucleotide sequence above comes from Merismopedia glauca CCAP 1448/3. Encoded proteins:
- a CDS encoding TIGR03985 family CRISPR-associated protein, whose protein sequence is DFYQPEQFMILRFNPDFARRYIDNSFRHSSFEKIDDFQEVISILKQESEEKYREKLISIAHLSLNHSYYLLRYRQNDNNVIMRLRAWGHNVEVICPWDLRQRMREDLQKTWGLYEND
- a CDS encoding HD domain-containing protein, which translates into the protein MKTTESPILTNRFEKALIYATNLHQKQVRKGTNIPYVSHLLAVTALVLEDGGDENQAIAALLHDAVEDQGGETTYQEILAKFGEEVAAIVKACTDTDAIPKPPWRERKESYIEHFRHASIAARRVSLADKLHNSRSILSDWYRMGDEIWERFAGKKEGTLWYYRSLIDVSQAIGGFPHLTAELERVVTQLEKLSSLETPFSP